Proteins from a genomic interval of Macrobrachium nipponense isolate FS-2020 chromosome 28, ASM1510439v2, whole genome shotgun sequence:
- the LOC135201605 gene encoding tRNA-splicing endonuclease subunit Sen34-like — protein sequence MDLDEDNKVKMELDEDTVETDVDGDGKVEMCEDEKPRILNITISHGRAHLWNSEDVLYARTKHRIVGVMVGSLPRHPHQTAVLGLPLQLMPEEVTLLMEKGFGKPVLYAEFTSPPTQDLADEFQEERRKCYEDQIDVAFRQRRQEIETNAEKILKGKLKKLEKQNVPNPGLTKEKVIEMECDKIQRLPEHHQLIQIFTEHPMIERFKPIDVRWSYPISHWEKLRYSVYKDLWDRGYYITSGTKFGGDFLLYGGDPILFHATFIVKCVNKFKDVSNCDLMTMSRLANATKKTLVLASCEGSKPCYRSLQLVEDKLIADQFWQHDEALHS from the coding sequence ATGGATTTGGATGAGGATAACAAAGTTAAAATGGAACTAGATGAAGATACAGTTGAAACTGATGTGGATGGTGATGGTAAAGTTGAAATGTGTGAGGATGAAAAACCAAGAATATTAAACATTACAATAAGTCATGGACGCGCACATCTATGGAATTCTGAAGACGTACTTTATGCAAGAACTAAACATCGGATTGTGGGCGTCATGGTTGGTTCGTTGCCACGGCATCCTCACCAAACAGCTGTTTTAGGCTTGCCTCTGCAGCTCATGCCAGAAGAGGTAACCCTCTTGATGGAGAAAGGTTTTGGGAAACCTGTCTTATATGCAGAATTTACCAGCCCTCCAACACAAGACTTGGCAGATGAATTTCAGGAGGAGCGTCGAAAATGTTACGAAGACCAGATAGATGTTGCTTTCAGGCAGAGGAGACAGGAAATTGAAACAAATGCTGAAAAAATACTTAAAGGAAAGCTGAAAAAGTTAGAAAAGCAAAATGTGCCTAACCCAGGATTGACAAAAGAGAAAGTAATAGAAATGGAGTGTGATAAAATACAGAGGCTACCAGAGCATCACCAGCTTATTCAGATATTCACGGAACATCCAATGATTGAGCGTTTTAAACCCATTGATGTTCGTTGGTCTTATCCAATAAGTCATTGGGAGAAATTAAGGTACAGTGTATACAAGGACCTTTGGGACCGCGGGTATTATATTACATCTGGTACAAAGTTTGGAGGTGACTTCTTGCTGTATGGTGGAGATCCGATTCTCTTCCATGCTACATTTATAGTAAAGTGCGTCAATAAATTCAAGGATGTAAGTAATTGTGATCTAATGACCATGAGTCGGTTAGCCAATGCTACAAAGAAAACTCTGGTTCTTGCTTCCTGCGAAGGAAGTAAACCTTGTTACAGATCTCTCCAGTTGGTAGAGGACAAGTTAATTGCTGATCAGTTTTGGCAACACGATGAGGCATTACATTCGTGA